The Candidatus Methanomethylicota archaeon genome has a segment encoding these proteins:
- a CDS encoding acyl-CoA/acyl-ACP dehydrogenase → MPPINYPKDTILSFSKDEEMFRGVVKEFCDRYIAPVWVKVDEEAEKDPMNIPLDLYSKMGEQGLFAIPCSSKFGGQDGTYTMATIATEEIAYADPAVAIAVYTLLNNGWPFALQVFGSEEVCQEIIPEVAKGRAFFGISTTEPQGGSDIAGIKTTAKKEGSKYIFNGEKAYISGVGEVQKLPWGGGWFLVARTGGPGHRGLSAFAFLARRNGVLGKGFHPTIYHDIGRHGLTTGGFILENFELDAKYLLGEENRGFYYVMEGFNLARILVSAACVGAMKWLLERAAEWFKQRKLFEGRYISSFQGVSFPFAELYAKYEAARYFVYRAARLADKVYVEKDPTVNPRDLNVPVALAKMWAPLAVADLAEEVMKWYGAFAYTKECPVYRAWLGTFSYAIGAEGAQNIMKYIIARDLLGSEYVKA, encoded by the coding sequence GTGCCACCAATAAATTACCCGAAGGACACTATTCTAAGTTTCAGTAAAGATGAGGAGATGTTTAGGGGGGTTGTTAAGGAGTTTTGTGATAGGTATATTGCGCCAGTCTGGGTTAAAGTTGATGAGGAAGCTGAGAAAGATCCCATGAATATACCATTAGACCTCTACTCCAAGATGGGTGAGCAAGGCTTATTTGCAATTCCATGTAGCTCGAAGTTTGGGGGGCAGGATGGAACATACACCATGGCTACAATAGCCACGGAGGAGATAGCTTATGCCGATCCAGCAGTGGCCATTGCCGTATACACACTCCTAAATAATGGTTGGCCCTTCGCTTTACAGGTTTTTGGCAGTGAGGAGGTTTGTCAAGAGATAATACCGGAGGTGGCTAAGGGGAGGGCATTCTTTGGAATATCGACAACAGAGCCTCAGGGGGGTTCAGATATTGCTGGAATAAAGACTACGGCTAAGAAGGAGGGGTCAAAGTACATATTCAATGGTGAAAAAGCCTACATTAGCGGTGTTGGAGAGGTTCAGAAACTTCCATGGGGTGGAGGATGGTTCCTAGTGGCTAGGACTGGTGGTCCTGGTCATAGGGGGTTATCGGCCTTCGCTTTCCTAGCTAGGAGGAATGGCGTGTTAGGTAAAGGGTTTCATCCAACAATATACCATGATATTGGTAGGCACGGCCTCACCACTGGAGGATTTATATTGGAGAACTTTGAGCTTGACGCCAAATACCTCCTCGGCGAGGAGAATAGGGGGTTCTATTATGTGATGGAGGGGTTCAACCTAGCTAGAATACTGGTTTCAGCTGCATGTGTTGGTGCAATGAAGTGGCTTTTGGAGAGGGCTGCTGAATGGTTTAAGCAGAGGAAGCTATTTGAGGGGAGATATATATCATCATTTCAAGGTGTAAGCTTCCCATTCGCCGAACTATATGCAAAGTATGAAGCTGCAAGATACTTCGTTTATAGAGCTGCAAGACTTGCGGATAAAGTTTATGTGGAGAAGGATCCAACCGTGAATCCAAGGGATTTAAATGTTCCAGTTGCTTTAGCTAAGATGTGGGCTCCACTGGCAGTTGCTGATTTAGCTGAGGAAGTTATGAAATGGTATGGGGCTTTCGCATATACCAAGGAATGCCCAGTATATAGAGCTTGGCTTGGAACATTCTCATATGCCATAGGCGCTGAGGGAGCTCAAAACATAATGAAATACATAATAGCCAGAGACCTCCTTGGAAGTGAATATGTTAAGGCTTAA